The Deltaproteobacteria bacterium DNA window AAGAAAGAGGCGGAACTGCCGGCCTATCCGCATCAATTTGAAGGACCGGAATTGGTTCAGGTTTTACAGGAGGCGGTGAACAATGGATAAAAAAACCATCAATCTGGGATTTATCGAAAAGATTCCGTTGGGGCAGGGTTTTTGTTTCATCGTGGAAAAGGATGAGATTGCCGTTTTCCGGCCGCGCTCGGGGGGGCTTTACGCCATTCAAAATCGCTGTCCGCACCGAAGAGGGCCTTTGGCTGAAGGGGTTTGCGATGCCCAGACGGTCATTTGTCCCTATCATGGCCATAAGTTTTGTCTGCAAACGGGGAAAGGAAGTGAGGCGGGAGAAGAAGTCCGGGTTTTTCCCGCTCGCGAGGAAGAGGGAGAGATTCTTGTCGATATCGGGACCTGATGGAAATCATGTTTCGATCTGATGCGACGCATGGCTCCCGGCATTATTTTTTGATTAAACTTGTTTTGTAAATTCCTCGAGCCCCCTTGCGGGGCCGATGGGCTGTGCTGAGAACAGCACGGCCTCCCGATTCTCCGCCTGAGGCGGAGATGAATTGGAAAGGGGAATGAGATGACTGTTCTTCATGATTCATACGCGCGTCATCTGACCT harbors:
- a CDS encoding nitrite reductase (NAD(P)H) small subunit, with protein sequence MDKKTINLGFIEKIPLGQGFCFIVEKDEIAVFRPRSGGLYAIQNRCPHRRGPLAEGVCDAQTVICPYHGHKFCLQTGKGSEAGEEVRVFPAREEEGEILVDIGT